Part of the Anomaloglossus baeobatrachus isolate aAnoBae1 chromosome 1, aAnoBae1.hap1, whole genome shotgun sequence genome, GTAACTATGACATtacagcactgtactatatatccagtgggataactagagtttgatgggccttgGTGCAAAGTTGGGCCCCAACCGTACACCGATACTCGGGGtacgataatgacaccgacactcggggggcaggatagtgtcactgacacttggctctttccctcagcactcatgtttcccatgatctgaaatccctctttctatcagcaaccagctttcctatgttttgatatccatcttgtcctcggcacgcaCCTtcgtcatgctctgctatacatctttccctcagcacgcagctttcccatgttctgatatactgtACATCTTTACCTCACCACTCAGCTTTCAGATGATATCagggcataggaaagctgggtgctgagggaaagagcctctttccctcagcacaaaactttcccatcccatgcttttatctttgtcaCCCCACCCCTCgcatatatagctctccaaatactataatggcccctacatagtgttccatatagtataatgggtcccacataacccttcatttattataatgcagcccacatagtacttcatattgtattatgcagcccgcaTACTGTTTTATGCACACCTATAGACCTCGATatgttataatgcagccctatagtcttcCATGTTttttaatgcagcccccatagtcctttatattgtattatgcagcccacttACTGTTTAATGAACCCCATAGGCCTCGATATATTCTAATGAACAACCATAGTCCATGAATAGgtgttcttcatagtgtgttatgcagcccccataccatttaatgcaccccataggcctccatgtaagataatgcacccccatagtccatgtataaggtgtccttcatattgtgttatgcagctcacataccatttaatgcacccccataggcttctggccaccgtgtacttatTGTTTAAAAAACAAAATGAACAAGAAATCACCTCTCCTCAATCCCCCACTGTTTCACTCTGGGTGTCCTCCCATCCCGCGCTCTGTGGTCTCTGCTCAGCAGCatgcagctctgctgtactgagacaTCGAGCTCAGGCACAGGTGGAGAATGATGAAGGATGTAGCGGGGTGCAATGACGGGCTAGAGCCCACGGGTGAGGAAGGGGCGATGCTGCCACTGGCACTGACCCCCCTGACTCATGGGCCTCACagcagccgcgtggtctgcctctgatcagcgcagctcctctctcacagagcttctctgcagggcgggtgcCGGGCCCGGTCACAGTCGTGATATTTGCAACCGCTATTGTTACGCCCCTGTATATGTCACTTTCAAGCATGAGAGTTGGATAAGTAGGGAGGACAACACATGGCTTGCTCTTGGAGAAATAAACGTTGTTTCCATTTTATTATAAAGTCTTGAAATCGTGATATATAGAATAGAACAGGAACAGGAAAAGAGAGATTGTGTCAAGTGtaatttttttgttcatttttcttGATTTTTATTATTTGTTTAGTGGCATTTAAATGCCCTTTTATTGTACATGGGTATCATAGGCAGGCctccatatatttatttttttcataggaaCTCTATAATAAAGTGATCCATAATCACTCTTttacattttccttttttgatgGGAAATTTATTAGCTTTTTTTGTTGACATATATTCCAGTACTCAAATAGATGCAATGACCATATTAGATTTCTGATATTCTCTCGTAATATCCTAGTATTCTACTTCACTGTTATCTGGAACTAGTGTACATGAAGATAATCCAGAGTTGGACTGGGACTCAAGAGGGCTCCTGTGTAAGAATAGTATATGTGCTCTTCGCAGTCCGATAATGTGGCTGTGTCAGAATCGATTGACTGCTTTGGAGGCTGTATCGGCACTCTTACTAATGCCATGTCCACCCCCTGATAGAATCATGCCCTCTAATTCTACAATCTTGTAAAGGAATCAGAATCCCACATCTGCAGCATCTGTTTAAGCTGCTTTCAAGAATAATATATATTCCATGGTAAAGTAAAAGTGTTAGACCTCCCCGCCTCCAAAAAAAAAGAAACTGGAATTTACATGTAACCACAATAAAGAATGGCTTTAAATGTAAAAAACATGACTAAAATAAACTTTTATGCTTTGCCAGttttgtaatgtgtgtgtatatgcatttTCTGTATCTGTTCATAATTGCTACATTGTTAAAAGCCCATATTTTTACAAAGATTAACTGTATGTGACATTTTATTGGGTTCGGCTTAGATAACTTTAAAGCATGATAATTTCCAATTTTTAGAAATGGGACAGAGGGACGGAGGACAGATCTGTGCAACACACTGCAAGTGTCACAGCACATTTTTCAGATGTTAATCTATGCTAAATCCAGCCTCATTTACTCTGACCACATGTCTGAAACTACCATGATTCCCTGGTAATAACCTAAAGGTTCTATTGAATCAATTGACAACCATAATCTCTCAACATGTAATGCATATAGCAAATTTTTTCTACCCTAGTAACAAACTGGTGTAATCTAGCATTAGCATTGAGCAAAATCATTCACCAGCAGCTACATCAGTGCTCCATGGCCGCGGACCAGAGTATTGTAGACTTCCTACCAGCTGCTGGTGTAGGGGGTACAAGACTCCGCTTCCCCCCTGCAGAGGTGATCAATTGTGCATTGAAATGTATTTGTATGTATTAAAGTTTATTAATGAGCATCGTGTGGCCACCAGGTGGAAGCGAGGCTTAAGAGACCGCTTCCCGGAGCTCCTGGTTAGGAAGAGGTTAGCTGCAGGGAGGTTGCAGGGGATAAAAGGGCCAagtgagaggaagaggtcaggagaGTTCCAGAGAAAGAGCAAGTAAAGAGCCCTCTGAAAGATTGAATAGTGCTGATCCTCAGGATCAATAAAACAGGTCTGAAGTACAAGTGTGATCCCCGCTGGGGTAGTAGTCCAGACGACGGGAGTGGTGGCTGTCCCCTGGAAGAGTTCTCCCAACGATTCCACTCGCTGCAAGTGATGGTCAGTGTGCCCCTAAGATAGGGTGGAAGCCAATGTAGGAGCAGTCAGTGAGCTTGCCATGGTTGGCATGAACAGCGCAGGGGATGAGAGGCCTAGTGGAGCCAATGGAACCACGGGAGCCAGGGAAGCGGTCAGCCAGAAAAGTACATGAAGTAGCAAAGTCCCAAGGGAATCCCTCTGGGGTCAGAGACGGTGCCCCCACGGCTTTGATAGCAAGACGGAGTTGTTGTAATGAAGTTGTCCAGTAAAGGTTTGAAGTTGAAAAAGGACCCACCTGTGTCTGGTTATTTGTCTCAGTGAGTGAATGACACGTATGGACTGATTTACAAGAGAGTGGCGTCCGGGACACAAGGGGTTAAGTATCGGCTGCGCTGCGGCCTAGTAACCCCTGCGAAGGCGATCACCATAGGCCTCACTAGCCACCCTTACTCTGGCATCCCAGGAGCCCCTTATGATAACTGCACCTCGGTGTCATCATGACTGCTTTAAGACACACGGTGTCTCCAAACTCATAACTTCTTAGGGACAACTAATTAGACCATTAGAAGAAGTGTCCAGGATGGCAGCAGGTAGTAAGAAGTTTACAGTTCTCTGGTCTAGCTGTTAAGAAGTACCACTACCTATGTAGCTGCTAGACCAGTTTCTTGAAAAATTATTTTATTCAACTTAGTTGAGCATTCAATCTACATTGTAGTGCCTATGTAGTGCCTATGTGCCAGCAGACCAGGGGAAAGATACAAAGAAAACGGTAACTTTATTTAAAAAGTCAAAGTAGGCAACAAATGTTTAGTGTCATGTATGTGTCCCACCATATTATTATTAACAAGTGGTTGCAAATGATCATCCAACAATGACTATGAGAACGGACTTCTGTCTGAAGCATGTAAGGTGAAGGGTGATATATTGTCCAATATAATATTGTTTTCTAATAGTTTTATTTTAATGGAGTTTTAATAAAGCTTTGTATTTTATCACTGGTGCTGGATCATTAATTCTTACCCAGAGAACACCAGCCTCAAGGATCCGTGTATCTACCTTCAGATCTATATGATTCCTCCGGTGAGCTGATGTTTTCTTCTCTGTCCctttaaggcccatttcacacgtcagtgaaaaacagtgacgtttttcactggcgtgtaaaacacgcacatgtccctgtgtgtgccgtgaatcacggcaaacGTGGGttctctaagtgcaatccgggctccgttatccgtggcccgtgattgcacttagaaatcaactcacctgcgcccgctcccgctgtccatggtgctgatcgctcccgcgatgcagcatccggccggcggtgacccccgcagcagctgcttccgggtcggctgtgtcgcgcataatgaatatgcgcgacaataatgagctggctcagaagcagcagggagaacgggctgcagaggacatcgctggacgccgggtgagttaaaatgtttattattttaaatgcacgtttttttctggcacgtgtttcacggaccacaccactgcgtggtccgtgggacatcagtgatgccagaaaaaaatggacatgtctctgtgcggcaatcacgcacacgcgggtacgccgcacagagacacgtgcagtgaaaaatcactgacgtgtgagcagacccattcattataatgggtctgcgtatgtcagggattctggtacgtttaaaaaaaagcacaaacgtcccagaatcactgacgtgtgaaaggggcctaatagctATGAAATGTAGTATTAAATAATTAATATTAAAATGAATTCCTGTGTATGTAATATACGACTGGACGAGGTCAGCTAGAGTGGAAGCTCTATATAACTTACAGTATGTCTTATTGAGACAAGACTTtacaaatgttttttttgtttgtgtaaTATTTTACTGATTGAAATaaattgataaataataaatagCAAATAAGCTGCTAGCAAGATCACAGGACTGGAAAACACTTTTATTATGAAATGAGTGAATGGGGGAGCCAGGTGATAGCTTGCAGGGCTCCACTCTCCTTCCGCAATCTGATGTTGGGCATGTGTTCTGCCCCAGCtggggggtgcgacacttacttgcaTCTTCAGCGGTTTGTCCGCCACCCCGTTGCCGGTCACTGTCATAGACATAGGTGGGCAACACATCGCAGAAACAGTTTCCTATTAACAAGCTCCAACTTCTTTATTTAGCACAAATCTTCATGAGAGATACCTTCACAATAAACTTTCCAGGACATACATGCCACTTTCCTTCTGCATTACTGTTCTGATGCCGCTGTTCTATGGAGTAACCTTCTGTCTAGCCCTCGCTCTGGGTATTAGCCCTTAAGCAGCAGAGTCTGACTTCTGTGTTCCCCGTCTCTTGCCATTGCAGCTTGCCGTGCCATGGAACACAATGGAGGATACCTCCtgagtagggatgggcgatcccctcGATGGTCAGGATCGGGGAGAttcgcccgatcattttgtaaagatcgggatcgagaaaACACGATCTTGCATCCCGATCACCaatctttgactttacagttatggaatggggcggggagggctgtaaaataaagaatctcgttaataataaacattgtccagcctcgccactctgccaatcccttcactggcttcccatcgccaaaTGACcctagttcaaaacattaaccatgacatacaaatccatccacaacttgtctcctccttacatctgtggcctagtctcccggtacctacctgcacgcaacctcagatcctcacaagatctccttctctactcctctcttatctcctcttcccacaatcgcatacaagatttatcccgtccctcccccatactctggaacgctctacctcagcatatcagactttcccctaccgtggaaagcttcaagaggaatctgaagacccacctcttccaacaagcctacaacctacaatagccctcagtccagtacaccactgcgcaactagctctgtcctcacctattgtaccatcacccattccctgtagactgtgagccctcacgggcataataactgctgttaacaaaattagaatgtattaacaaaaatgtattctgcacacaaaaaccacaaaacaaatagatttaaatgtaattataatgtctgtctccccctttgtatatatctctctatctctttccctgtctgtctctctctttccctctctgtctgtctctttccctctctgtctgtctctttccctctctgtctctttccctctctgtctctttccctgtctttctctttccctgtctgtctctttccctgtctgtctctttccctctctttccctgtctctctttccctctctttccctgtctgtctctttccctctttccctctgtctctttccctgtgtctgtctctttgtctgtctctttacctgtctttgtctgtctcttactctgtctgtctctttccctctcaatccctgtctgtctgtttccctgtgtctgtctctgtctctttgtctgtgtctgtctctttacctgtctgtgtctgtctcttaacctatctctctctttccctctctttccctgtctgtctctttccttgtcagtctgtcggcttcgcccgggttaataactgttgttaacaaaatagaatgcattaacattccctggatagaatgtataaaaagaatgtattaacgcccgggatagtaactgtctctctgtttctctcccattccctgtctgtctctccctctgtatatatctctctgtctctctctctctttgtctgtctgtctctttccctgtctgtctctgactgtctctgtctctttctccatctgtctcaatctctctccctgtctgtctatctatctctgtcactttccctgtctgtctctttccctgtctgtctctttccctctctttccctctctttccctgtctgtctctttccctctctttccctgtctgtctctttccctctctttccctgtctgtctctttccctctttctctttccctgtgtctgtctctttgtctgtctctttacctgtctttgtccgtctcttaccctgtctgtctctttccctgtctgtctctttccctctttctctttccctgtgtctgtctctttgtctgtctctttttctgtctttgtctgtctcttaacctgtcagtctgtctctttgtctgtgtctgtctctttgtgtctgcctcttaccctgtctacgtctgtttcttaccctgtctgtgtctgcctctttccctgtctgtgtctgtccctttccctggctgcattgtgacaagccaacattccatataagggcgtggctgcgcattcttctgaagttctggctgcactgtggctcccagctccattcgctttaatggaggcagtttttttggcaaataactgtaaagcacggggttaaaatttcccctcaaaacatagcctatgacgctctcggggtccagatgtgtgagtgtgcaaaattttgtggctgtagctgcgacggtgcagatgccaatcccggacatacatacatacacacatacacacattcagctttatatatgagatataaagatatatatatatatatatatatatatatatatatatatatatatatcatccacCTAAGGAAAGATATGATGTCCACATTTCAAGACTATCTTCAGCTGTGGCCACTTAGACCAACACTAACTTGTAAACTAGTACATTTGTATATAGAATCCTTAGTTCCTCCTGATTATATAAGATATTATATAATAGCTTATGTGCCATACCACGTAGAAAGAGGGCCAATAGATAAGAAGGAAACATATACGCAAAATAAAGAGGCATTTGATTGCCTTACTACTACTAGtaaacgagattatgggtggcacggtggctcagtggttagcgctgcagtcttgcagcactgaggtcctgggttcaaatcccactaaagacaccatctgcaaggagtttgtatgttctccccgtgtttgcgtgggtttcctctgggtactccggtttcctcccacactccaaagacatacagatagggactctagattgtgagctccaatggggacagtgttgccaatgaatgtaaagcgctgtggaattaatagcgctatataaatgaataaaattattattataaaggCTTACCATAAATAGCAGCAAAAGTAACAAATGTGGTCTCTACCACCatctctggaaaaaaaaaatctattaccTACAAGAAGGCTACAGGTAAAACAGACTTAACATGAACTATTCCACATGACTACACGCCACATATTCTTCAACCGAAAGTGTCATGTGCTCCAAATCGACAGTGTGGAAAAGTTGTAAAGCTTTTTAAGCTAGTCCAAAAATGAGAGACAATTTCAAACTTTGGCAGCACAAGAAGATATCTTTCATAAGGCCATCATCAAATCTTGGCCTTGCAATCAGGTCCATGGAAAATGCAACTACTGCTAGACATGACTAGGACttcggggcactttgcacactatgacatcgcaagccgatgctgcgatgtcgagcgcaatagtccccgccccagtcgcagcagtgatatcttgtgataggtggcgtagcgaacattatcactacgccagcttcacatgcactcacctgtcctgcgacgtcgctctgtccggcgacccatctttttcctaagggggcgggtcgtgcggcgtcatagcgacgtcacacggcaggcggccaatagcagcggaggggcggagatgagcgggacgtaaacatcccgcccacctccgtccttccttattgcagctgggacgcaggtaggagatgttccacgctcctgtggcttcacacatagcgatgtgtgcggccgcaggaacgagaaacaacatcgtacctgtcgctgcaccggcattatggaaatgtcggaccgtacaccgatgatacgacaacgacgcttttgcgctcgttaatcgtatcaaaaaggatttgcacactacgatatcgactgcgacgccggatgtgcgtcactttcgatttgaccccaccgacatcgcactgcgatgttgtagtgtgcaaagcccgccttcatCCTCATGTTCACACCAAAACAATGAACAAAATGGTTATGCCATTGATGCCCAGTGATACGCAAACTATTTATAGTACCAACTCCACTGTAAAACAATTTCAGTCATGCCCTGCTTGTCACAAAAATCTTCCAAGAAACGTTTTTCTGACACAGACTGCCATCACAATCAGCTGAACAATTTACAGTCTGTAAAAGTGTATAAATATGATTTAATTCACACAGCAGCAGTACCTCTCTTTGCAAAGTGTTTTCCCCCAGAAAATATCTACGTCCTCTATAGGAAATGAAAGCTGTGGCCTAATGTTAGATCTGACATTACCCAACATCTTGGTTGCTTTCCCAGGGCTCGCATGATATACTTATAGCACGTGAGTTTTGCATGTAAATCAGAGGTTTCTGTGCTTTCACTTCCTTTGTGCAAGTCTTGGACAAGCGGAAGAAGTGAGAACACAGTAACCCAATagttgtctctgattggctgctcatGTGGCATATAACTTTTTCATGCAAGCCCCGGGAGACCTGGTGCCGACAAAGCTGGAATGGCACTGGTGTGAGAAGTgagtatgttatttttattttgacTACTTAATTTAAAAAGTGCTTTTCGACAATTTTTTCATGTTGAACAGGACACACAATGTCATAGTGTCTGCAGAGCatagtaaaacttttttttttttaatttagcctCTATGTTCAGAGATATTAGCAATAAAAATATTTAGCACCTAAGGagttaacattttttttaaattcaagtgagagttaatgtggcgccctggacaagccgggacgtcacaggtactacaacaacacaccccacaccccggctaggcacaccaaggtcaaacacaaatccttgttgcctccctccaggggctgatgtccacaccagggggtgggccaggcggttggccccgcccactgaggagttcacagtcctggaggcaggaaaaggagggagatgagttttggagaggagttgaggaggagtgaagtgaagtggtagcagaggagactgaaggcgtccgggtgtgtggcccggatggaacagcaaggttggcagacggtggtgaccgtctgcaggagaggctgattggagcgaaccgtaaggaccggggatgggcggtggcccgacggtaccggatcggggagcaaagagaagccagcaccattcggcagggcttacggaccccgaccaggctaggagtcgccgtaaaactggtcaaatccgttagcgaagggaacctccggggtttcccagcagtcaagacctgattgaaggcaacagctcacaccgtaaagggaaacacagtcaccgccaaggctacagttcccagggccagagcctgcgggcaaaatgggctccctcagcatccatccaagctggggagcgggttaccggtggggagccattggaaccgtaaacacaatacaggtgcagggaaaggcagtcaccatcaacctaccgggagagctaccgcagccgtctgtgggacccgtccatccagccgtttgttttaccagagactttgcattcatcattggctgagtgagtaccaccgtgccgtgcggcacagcgctgcccccgcgaccctgcacctcaccaggcccgtaacccgcctgccatccctacccctcaccgggccccgggacaaccaacccccctacccacggaggggagaaaacaacatccaagctgctccctgtcaccgctcccgggatccccgtccagagcagcggtggtgtcacaacctcatcacaaccgtgggtggcgtcacggacaatatccctaaaccaaaccaccccaccccctttcactcacgggcgaggagcgccgctcgagtccccgggatccggcccaccgctctagccaccgagcagcagtagcagcagccggacccgagcagtgggtgagtgcagcgtcccctccccgtctGAGACATTATCTGACAGTTTTCACTTGGGGGCATGTATTTATTCTCCCTGTATAATGCCAACCAATCATAAGCATACAGCAGAAAAAGAACACACCCCCCACAACAGCTTAGGGCAGGTTTTTCAATTATGAGATGTAATGATACAGCTATGATCTCCTGGTTTAGCCTGGCATGATTAGAATGCGCAGATAACTCAAACCTTTCAGATAAGGTCCCTGAGGGAGGAGGGGCAGCCCAGATGAGTTTAGTTGGTTCACATTACACTTTACACATTACAAACACTGCTATCAGATCTCCTCCAGACCTAGCACTGGCAGATCTGCTGTATTACATTCCCCCACACTGTCCAGAGAAATGTTAGTAATCACACTTGTGTCTGCTGTGTTCAACTTGTACTTGCTGAGTGAGATCTGAGCAGTGTTGCAGCATGTGTTAAGTGAGGAGGTGGTTCACCAGCACAGGAGGATATAGGGAAGGAGCTTCCTGTTTTGAAACTTGAGCAGAGAATGatgaagtagatgtagcagagtggaacaGTGTGGTGTGGAGGAGACCAGGCAGAAGACTGTGCAGGAGGAAGAAACCAGGTGACCAGAAATACGGATGGCAGCAGTGATGCTATAGTGTGGTGAGAAGAGGAATCAGACAGTGCCCCCTCCTCAAGTGGCCTATTGTGAACGGTGCGGACAGTCGGTGGAGTCGGTGTTGACTGACAGGGCCACTGACACCGCACAATAGAAGACTCTACGAGTTATCCTGGGAAAGTAGCGTAGCCATTAGGGGGAATAGCACAGCGCTTAACAACAGCAGCGCCAGACCCTCATACTCAATGATAGCTGGTGGGACTCTGTTAGCAGCCGTAATAGGAGAGTCGGAATGTATCTGAGAAATTGCCTGTTAAAGAATGTGGTATCACGCCTGTAAATGATGATGAGAGATCTGCTGTAAAGAAACAGAGAATGACTGTGAAAGATATTGATGTGAAATCTGCCTTCAAAGAATGGAAAGAAACTATGAAACGTGTACTTAGTAAAGTTGTTAAAGTTGTATCCGGTGGTGGACTCGTTACTAAAGGGGCTATGCGTGATGCCATTGAAAGTTAACGGGGTCCTGAGAAGCTGGACGAAGTGCAGTTGCAGGTAGGTATCACCTCCACACAAATCACTCTATACACCACTCTGTCCCCTGTGTCTGTACTGcgccggggtgggttgaggactgcaaccctcgcccacgactgcccctccctggcactttacagTAACATTTGTGACTTTTCTCATTGCTTGCCACAATTGAAGAGTGAAGTGATTGAGGCAACCAAGGTAATGGAGTAATGCACACATTTATTTAGAACAGTGGTGCAGATATAATTTTATAACTGTTCATTGAAAAACCACCTAATAAAAGGCCTTTAAATGAATTGGCTGAAATCACTCCTTTTACTGAAGAATGGTGACAAGATATTATGTGCTATTGTCTTTCTCTTTTTTACAATATATTTATCTCCAATACTTCAGTTTACATATGGTTGTATGGATTGCTCTTTATAATCTTTGATTTTGGAACATGAGTTTGTGATCTGTTCCGAAAGTCTCTTCTGTCTCCATTGTCTGAAGTAGCTACATACAAACCATTTGTAATGTGTGAGAATGGAATTGAATAAAGTAGGACCTGTAGTTAGTGACCATTAACTCCTATGAGCAGAGAAAATAAATAAGATGGTGATATATTTCCAGTGTGTTTTCTCACTCTCTTAGGTTTCCTGCACTGCAACCAAGGAGGTTTGGTTATCAAGCAGTCTCTGGGCCACCCTGCTCTTATTAGTATGAATTATTCACCATGCCGTAGCATTTTCTATAGCCTTGCCAGCGACATTCGATATGTCATTGACTTACTTGAAAGTCAGGTCCAGAAAGGTAATATATCTCTAAGTGAACACTGTTTATACCTTTTCCTTCTCTGTATTATTAGTCATTTCCAGGTCAGGAAATATCCCACTAAATGCCTGAAAAGTGTGCTTTTCCTGAGCGGATATTGACTCTCTTATGTCCAGTTACTGGAGTGTTGTCTTATCTCATTGCCCACAGTTTATTTACCTAATGTACTGAGCTTGGAGTTGGCACATCTGGAACCAATCTCCAGATTCCAGCTGATTACATTATAGAAAACCCTTTTGCCACAAACGTAACACTTGTTATGGCGTTGTGATAGCATATGCATATATGTATACAGTTCTCAACattaaaattgcaacaccaagaaggaaaagtagtGGAATTATATAAATCGCAGGATCGATAAATGTTTTAATGACATTCAAATGATGAAAGAATGGAAGATACATTTTTAAAACATCTAAATTTATTCAGTATTGAAATTCCTGAATTATACGCCTTGTCATGCTATCAATGTTTGTCTAAGGAGTGTTTtaccatgctgaatgcacttgggcatgcaAATTATCAAGATGGTGGGAGCTTTCATTGCAATTGTCGACCA contains:
- the SAXO1 gene encoding LOW QUALITY PROTEIN: stabilizer of axonemal microtubules 1 (The sequence of the model RefSeq protein was modified relative to this genomic sequence to represent the inferred CDS: inserted 1 base in 1 codon; substituted 1 base at 1 genomic stop codon), with protein sequence MKLRTQRKRRNPNPRLVPLVGPDFRDLLSESERSEDDISPPPSCQFFDLKVRVRVKFQSLFSESTYVPYHVERGPIDKKETYTQNKEAFDCLTTTRTIPHDYTPHILQPKVSCAPNRQXWKSCKAFXASPKMRDNFKLWQHKKISFIRPSSNLGLAIRSMENATTARHD